One window from the genome of Labeo rohita strain BAU-BD-2019 chromosome 10, IGBB_LRoh.1.0, whole genome shotgun sequence encodes:
- the tbl2 gene encoding transducin beta-like protein 2: MEFAAIFALSLLIGALVVLVAVAVGRQKDELSEQNEQKKDTSAPVEENVAKASSKKQKQQQRPRKEKPQQHTFSHKLLASSLKNHSGNVTCLDFSSNGKYLASCSDDRTIRIWSTKDFLDRDHKCLRANVEFDHATLVRFSPDSRAFITWLSTGETIRIYKMIKKDDGTFSFKAASEDFPQKHKGIVMNIGIAETGKFIMSASVDTTIVIWDLKGEVLATINTNQMTNSYVAVSPCGRFVASCGFTPDVKVWEVCFAKSGEFKEVARAFDLKGHSAGVYSFDFSNDSRRMVTVSKDGTWKLWDTDVEYKKKQDPYLLRTVPCQVSEGSRIALSPDGRVVAISNGCDIAMYNTSTGELEEEFHGVHSEEITDLKFDINNRFLVSSGDRAIRVFHNATGYRAAIQDMKTMLKKASNDGVRQRLQQQITDAQNALDTVLNAAKN, encoded by the exons ATGGAGTTTGCAGCGATCTTTGCACTATCGCTACTGATAGGTGCGCTCGTTGTGTTAGTGGCCGTTGCCGTTGGCAGACAGAAAGACGAATTATCCGAGCAGAACGAACAGAAGAAAGACACCAGTGCACCGG TGGAGGAAAATGTAGCGAAGGCTTCTTCCAAAAAGCAGAAGCAGCAACAGCGCCCCCGCAAGGAGAAACCGCAGCAGCACACATTCTCTCACAAACTACTGGCTTCCTCTCTGAAG AATCACAGTGGCAATGTCACCTGCCTGGATTTTAGTAGTAATGGCAAATACCTTGCGTCTTGCTCAGATGACCGTACCATCAGGATCTGGAGCACTAAAGACTTTCTGGACCGAGATCACAAGTGCTTGCGGGCCAACGTTGAGTTTGACCATGCCACACTCGTCCGCTTCAGCCCAGACTCTCg AGCGTTTATCACTTGGCTGTCTACTGGAGAGACCATTCGCATCTATAAGATGATTAAAAAGGATGATGGGACATTCAGTTTCAAAGCTGCCTCTGAGGATTTCCCTCAGAAACACAAAGGGATCGTTATGAATATCGGAATCGCAGAGACAG gCAAATTTATAATGTCTGCCTCTGTGGACACCACCATTGTGATCTGGGATCTGAAGGGAGAGGTTTTAGCTACTATCAACACGAATCAGATGACCAACTCTTATGTTGCTGTGTCACCATGTGGAAG GTTTGTTGCTTCCTGTGGCTTCACCCCTGATGTGAAGGTGTGGGAGGTTTGCTTTGCTAAATCAGGGGAGTTCAAAGAGGTCGCCCGTGCGTTTGACCTTAAGGGACACTCAGCTGGGGTTTACTCCTTTGATTTCTCCAATGACTCTCGGAG AATGGTGACCGTGTCCAAAGACGGCACATGGAAGCTGTGGGACACTGATGTGGAGTATAAGAAAAAGCAGGACCCATATTTGCTCCGGACCGTGCCATGTCAGGTGTCGGAAGGAAGCCGCATTGCCCTATCTCCCGATGGTCGTGTAGTAGCCATATCAAACGGTTGTGATATAGCCATGTACAATACCAGCACTGGTGAACTAGAGGAGGAGTTTCACGGGGTTCACAGCGAAGAGATAACCGACCTTAAGTTTGACATCAACAACCGTTTTCTAGTGAGTAGCGGGGACCGCGCCATTCGTGTTTTCCATAATGCAACCGGTTACCGTGCTGCCATCCAGGACATGAAGACCATGCTAAAGAAAGCCTCAAATGATGGAGTGAGACAGAGACTCCAGCAGCAGATAACAGATGCTCAGAATGCTCTGGACACAGTGCTGAATGCAGCAAAGAACTAA
- the bcl7ba gene encoding B-cell CLL/lymphoma 7 protein family member B-A, which produces MSGRSVRAETRSRAKDDIKKVMAAIERVRRWEKKWVTVGDTSLRIFKWVPVVDTKEKDKSKVSVGAEMQRKNFPTEETSDNSCSVLLDFQDDNSNQSSLSDSYQHKVAADSSNNSSPQPSEPVSPAPQSLDYRTDDPQPPTLGQAIMEEPLLQSSEIADEPPTLIKEDLLPLTAQEDEDSCGAPPLKRICTEQVSVIQAAPLS; this is translated from the exons ATGTCGGGTCGCTCGGTCCGCGCGGAGACCCGAAGCCGCGCTAAAGATGACATTAAGAAAGTGATGGCGGCTATCGAGAGAGTACGGAGGTG GGAGAAGAAATGGGTCACAGTTGGAGATACATCATTAAGAATATTTAAATGGGTTCCTGTGGTGGACACAAAGGAG AAGGACAAGAGCAAAGTGTCTGTGGGTGCTGAGATGCAACGAAAGAATTTTCCCACCGAGGAGACATCTGATAACTCCTGTTCTGTACTGTTAGATTTTCAAG ATGACAACAGCAATCAGAGTTCTCTGTCAGACTCGTACCAGCATAAAGTAGCTGCAGACAGCAGCAATAACTCCAGTCCGCAGCCCAGTGAGCCGGTCAGCCCTGCACCTCAGAGTCTAGACTACCGTACAGATGACCCACAGCCACCCACCCTCGGCCAAGCAATCATGGAAG agcCACTGCTGCAGTCAAGTGAGATTGCAGATGAGCCGCCAACACTGATCAAAGAAGATCTTTTACCCCTCACTGCACAG GAGGATGAGGACAGCTGTGGAGCCCCACCACTTAAAAGAATCTGTACCGAGCAGGTCTCGGTCATCCAGGCGGCCCCTCTTAgctaa